From one Candidatus Chromulinivorax destructor genomic stretch:
- a CDS encoding potassium channel family protein: protein MKFCVIGLGRFGKQVVKRLHENGAEVLAIDQLESNINLIKDYAAQAVCIKIHDEETLEAIGIDEMDVIIIAIGEDFSQSVLLAAMLKSKKSKYKVIARANGAIQKNIFRLIGVDQVICPEEETATDLADTLSFPFTNLARLNANYSVALINPPKNFIGKSIQETNLFEYYHINCSAVQQGENILSVTGNYVITAEDKLIVSGENHKIKQLLHV from the coding sequence ATGAAATTTTGCGTCATTGGTCTTGGCAGATTTGGAAAACAAGTCGTTAAACGATTACACGAAAATGGTGCAGAAGTACTTGCAATTGACCAACTTGAATCGAATATTAACTTAATTAAAGATTATGCAGCTCAAGCTGTATGTATCAAAATTCATGATGAAGAAACGTTAGAAGCTATTGGCATTGATGAAATGGATGTCATCATTATTGCAATTGGAGAAGATTTTTCTCAATCAGTTTTGCTTGCAGCAATGCTCAAAAGCAAAAAATCAAAATATAAAGTTATTGCCCGAGCTAATGGTGCAATTCAAAAAAATATATTTAGATTAATTGGCGTTGACCAAGTTATATGCCCAGAAGAAGAAACTGCAACCGACCTTGCAGATACGTTAAGCTTTCCCTTTACTAATTTAGCTCGGCTTAATGCAAACTATTCAGTTGCATTAATTAATCCGCCTAAAAATTTTATAGGTAAAAGCATTCAAGAAACAAATTTATTTGAATATTATCATATAAATTGTTCTGCAGTGCAACAAGGTGAAAATATATTATCAGTTACCGGCAACTATGTTATTACAGCAGAAGATAAGCTCATTGTTTCTGGTGAAAATCACAAAATTAAACAATTACTCCATGTATAA